One Sodalis praecaptivus DNA segment encodes these proteins:
- the lptM gene encoding LPS translocon maturation chaperone LptM codes for MKSELRRAALVLMLLGLYGCGLKGPLYFPPADKADKSEQKHQLTTTPSSTQSPVQTASPGDDGSSAAVGTEQL; via the coding sequence ATGAAAAGCGAATTGCGCCGCGCGGCGTTGGTGTTGATGCTGCTGGGGCTTTACGGCTGCGGCCTGAAAGGTCCCCTTTATTTCCCGCCGGCGGACAAAGCGGATAAAAGCGAACAGAAGCATCAGTTGACGACCACGCCGTCCTCGACCCAGTCTCCGGTGCAGACCGCCTCGCCCGGGGATGATGGCAGCAGCGCCGCCGTCGGGACCGAACAGCTGTAA
- a CDS encoding fumarylacetoacetate hydrolase family protein: MKLLRYGPPGAERPALLDGDGQLRSLAGEIEDIAGETLLPAALDRLRALDPATLPKVAGDPRIGPCVGRVGKFVCIGLNYADHAAETGAAIPTEPIVFNKWISAISGPFDALHIPRGSLKTDWEVELGVVIGQGGRDIPEQDALQHVAGYCVVNDVSERNWQLERGGTWDKGKGYDSFGPIGPWLVTADEIADPQALQLWLEVEGKRYQAGSTATMIFSVKEIISYLSRFMRLVPGDIIATGTPPGVGMGQKPQPVFLRAGQRLRLGVEGLGEQRQLTVQD, from the coding sequence ATGAAACTATTACGTTACGGTCCGCCGGGCGCAGAGCGTCCGGCACTCCTGGATGGCGACGGCCAATTGCGCTCTCTCGCCGGAGAGATAGAGGATATCGCCGGCGAGACGTTATTGCCGGCGGCGCTTGACCGCCTGCGCGCTCTGGATCCCGCTACGCTGCCAAAGGTGGCGGGCGATCCGCGCATTGGCCCCTGCGTCGGCCGGGTTGGTAAATTCGTTTGTATCGGGTTGAATTATGCCGATCATGCGGCCGAAACCGGCGCGGCAATCCCTACCGAGCCTATCGTATTCAATAAATGGATCAGCGCTATCAGCGGTCCTTTTGATGCGCTGCATATCCCGCGCGGCTCGCTGAAAACCGATTGGGAGGTGGAGCTTGGCGTGGTGATCGGTCAAGGCGGCCGAGATATCCCCGAACAAGACGCCCTACAGCACGTGGCGGGCTACTGCGTAGTGAATGATGTGTCCGAGCGGAACTGGCAGCTGGAGCGAGGGGGCACCTGGGATAAAGGCAAGGGCTATGACAGTTTCGGTCCCATCGGTCCCTGGCTGGTGACCGCCGATGAAATCGCCGATCCACAAGCGTTGCAGCTCTGGCTCGAAGTGGAGGGTAAGCGCTATCAAGCGGGATCCACGGCGACGATGATTTTCTCCGTCAAAGAAATCATCAGCTACCTGAGCCGGTTCATGCGTCTGGTGCCGGGGGATATTATCGCCACCGGCACGCCCCCCGGGGTGGGGATGGGGCAAAAACCGCAGCCGGTTTTCTTGCGGGCCGGCCAGCGGCTGCGGTTGGGCGTTGAGGGGCTCGGCGAGCAACGGCAACTCACGGTACAGGACTGA
- a CDS encoding biofilm development regulator YmgB/AriR family protein yields MSSVNVETEQPIASPATLPAAGAAGADGLLTTIIEEIQLTGRPVTHKLILAVLLERLETEHDPQMQDRYREALNSFMHTSVMDDI; encoded by the coding sequence ATGAGCAGCGTAAACGTTGAAACGGAACAGCCGATCGCCTCTCCCGCGACGCTTCCGGCCGCCGGGGCGGCTGGGGCAGACGGTCTGCTGACGACGATTATTGAAGAAATACAATTGACCGGCCGTCCCGTCACCCATAAATTGATTTTGGCGGTATTGCTTGAGCGCCTGGAAACCGAACATGATCCGCAGATGCAGGATCGCTATCGAGAGGCGTTGAATAGCTTTATGCATACCAGCGTCATGGACGATATTTGA
- the hemY gene encoding protoheme IX biogenesis protein HemY, translated as MIKVLLLFILLFAGIVLGPLIAGHQGYVLIQTDNYNIETSVTGLVIILILTFIVLFIIEWAIRRLFRTGARTRRWFHGRKNHRARKHTRAALMKLAEGDYRQVEKLLARNADHADQPVVNYLLAAEAAQQRGDELRTNQYLARAAEVADNDQLPVDITRVRIQLARHEDHAARHGVDRLLETAPRHPEVLRLAEQAFIRTHAWQSLLDILPAMRKVQVYDEATINRLQYQAFNGLMDQIMENQGSEGLNRWWRDQSRKVRNDASLQVALAEHLIECNDHDTAQRLIVKALKHRTDDELLLLLLLPRLKSGDPEQVEKALRLQIRQQGDTPLLSSTLGQLLMKRGEWQAAADAFRAALKQRPDAHDYAWLADVLDRLHKPEESAQMRREGLMLTLAAPPSKTPAPSGASLAPQTPADDTRAEPVKTPPADPRP; from the coding sequence ATGATCAAGGTCTTATTGCTGTTCATCCTGCTGTTCGCGGGCATTGTGCTCGGCCCGCTGATCGCCGGTCATCAGGGATATGTGTTGATCCAGACCGATAATTACAATATTGAAACCAGCGTCACCGGTCTGGTGATTATTCTGATCCTGACGTTTATCGTGTTGTTTATCATCGAATGGGCAATCCGCCGGCTGTTTCGGACCGGGGCGCGTACCCGCCGCTGGTTTCACGGCCGTAAAAATCATCGCGCCCGCAAGCACACCCGCGCGGCGTTGATGAAGCTGGCCGAAGGGGATTACCGTCAGGTGGAAAAACTCCTGGCGCGCAACGCCGATCACGCCGACCAGCCGGTGGTTAACTATCTGCTGGCGGCGGAGGCCGCGCAGCAGCGCGGGGACGAGTTACGCACTAATCAGTATCTGGCCCGCGCGGCGGAAGTGGCGGACAACGATCAGCTACCGGTAGACATTACCCGGGTGCGCATCCAACTCGCGCGCCATGAGGATCATGCCGCCCGCCACGGCGTCGACCGTCTGCTGGAAACCGCACCGCGCCATCCCGAAGTGCTGCGCCTGGCGGAACAGGCCTTCATCCGCACGCACGCCTGGCAATCGCTGCTGGATATTCTGCCGGCAATGCGCAAAGTTCAGGTATACGACGAGGCGACAATAAATCGCCTGCAGTATCAGGCTTTTAACGGGCTGATGGACCAGATCATGGAAAATCAGGGCAGCGAGGGGTTGAACCGCTGGTGGCGCGATCAAAGTCGGAAAGTGCGCAACGACGCCTCGCTACAGGTGGCGTTGGCCGAACACCTCATCGAATGCAACGATCACGACACCGCGCAGCGTCTCATTGTGAAGGCGCTTAAACATCGCACCGACGATGAACTGCTGCTGCTGCTGCTGCTGCCGCGCCTGAAGAGCGGCGATCCCGAGCAGGTAGAGAAAGCGCTGCGGCTGCAAATCCGCCAGCAGGGAGACACGCCGCTCTTAAGCAGTACGCTGGGGCAGTTGTTGATGAAACGCGGCGAATGGCAGGCCGCGGCCGACGCCTTTCGCGCCGCGCTTAAGCAGCGCCCGGACGCCCACGATTACGCCTGGCTGGCGGATGTGCTCGACCGGCTGCATAAGCCGGAGGAGTCGGCGCAGATGCGCCGCGAGGGGTTAATGCTGACGCTGGCCGCGCCGCCAAGCAAAACCCCCGCTCCATCCGGCGCGTCCCTGGCTCCCCAAACGCCGGCGGACGACACCCGGGCAGAGCCGGTTAAAACGCCCCCCGCCGATCCTCGCCCTTGA
- a CDS encoding ketose-bisphosphate aldolase yields the protein MLISMNDILQPTREHRFAIGAFNVADSCFIRAVVEEAEATRTPAIISIHPSEHDFVTDAFFAYVRERTLKSPMPFVLHLDHGASIEHVQRAIQCGFTSVMIDGSLLPYEENVALTREVVRLAHAVGVSVEGELGTIGQTGNSVEGGVSKVTYTDPAQAQDFVTRTGVDTLAVAIGTAHGIYPKDVKPALQMHILRDICQRVSIPLVLHGGSSNPDAEIAEAVTLGVGKINISSDMKFAYFQKAREILSRESWWDPNVIYPEPILAAREVIRNKMALFGSLGKASLY from the coding sequence ATGCTGATTTCTATGAACGACATCCTGCAACCGACCCGCGAACATCGTTTCGCCATCGGGGCTTTCAACGTGGCCGATAGCTGCTTTATCCGCGCGGTGGTGGAAGAGGCTGAGGCCACCCGTACCCCGGCTATTATTTCCATTCATCCCAGCGAACATGATTTTGTCACCGACGCCTTTTTCGCCTATGTGCGCGAAAGAACGTTAAAAAGTCCAATGCCCTTTGTCTTGCATTTGGATCACGGCGCCTCCATCGAACATGTGCAACGCGCCATTCAATGTGGATTCACGTCGGTGATGATCGACGGCTCACTGCTACCCTATGAGGAAAATGTGGCGCTAACCCGCGAGGTGGTGCGGCTGGCACATGCGGTGGGGGTGTCGGTGGAGGGGGAGCTGGGCACTATCGGCCAGACCGGCAATTCGGTAGAGGGCGGGGTATCGAAAGTTACCTATACCGATCCGGCGCAGGCGCAGGATTTTGTCACCCGCACCGGTGTGGATACGCTGGCGGTGGCCATCGGGACCGCGCACGGTATTTATCCGAAGGATGTTAAGCCGGCGCTGCAAATGCATATTCTGCGCGATATTTGCCAGCGTGTGTCGATCCCGCTGGTACTGCACGGCGGGTCTTCCAATCCAGACGCCGAAATAGCGGAGGCCGTGACCCTCGGGGTGGGTAAAATCAATATTTCCAGCGATATGAAGTTTGCTTACTTCCAAAAAGCGCGCGAGATACTCAGCCGGGAAAGTTGGTGGGATCCAAACGTGATTTATCCAGAACCGATCCTGGCGGCTCGCGAGGTGATTCGCAACAAAATGGCGTTGTTTGGTTCCCTCGGTAAGGCCAGTCTTTATTAA
- the hemC gene encoding hydroxymethylbilane synthase produces MQDNLLRIATRQSPLALWQAGYVRDALLRHHPHLQVALVPLVTRGDILLDTPLAKVGGKGLFIKELERALLEHRADIAVHSMKDVTVSFPDGLGLCVLCERDDPRDAFVSSHYANLGALPPGAIIGTSSLRRQCQLRERRPDLQVRDLRGNVGTRLAKLDRGDFDAIILAVAGLKRLGLEDRIRQAIDPADSLPAVGQGAVGIECRLDDARTLALLAPLHHRETAVRVGAERAMNARLQGGCQVPIGSYAVLDGDQVWLRALVGSPDGTTVIRSEGRAPLAQAEQLGLRLADDLLDRGARAILAQVYQDDPPQ; encoded by the coding sequence ATGCAAGACAACCTTCTCAGAATCGCCACCCGACAGAGCCCTCTGGCGCTTTGGCAGGCGGGCTACGTGCGTGATGCATTGCTGCGCCACCATCCGCATTTGCAGGTGGCGCTGGTGCCCCTGGTGACCCGCGGCGACATCCTCCTTGATACCCCGCTGGCAAAAGTGGGCGGTAAGGGCTTGTTCATCAAGGAATTGGAACGGGCGCTCCTGGAACATCGCGCCGATATCGCCGTCCATTCGATGAAGGATGTCACGGTCTCTTTTCCCGACGGTCTGGGACTTTGTGTGCTGTGCGAGCGCGACGATCCGCGCGACGCCTTTGTCAGTTCACATTACGCCAATCTTGGCGCGCTGCCGCCAGGGGCGATTATCGGCACCTCAAGCCTGCGCCGGCAGTGCCAGCTGCGCGAACGGCGTCCTGATTTGCAGGTGCGCGATCTGCGCGGCAATGTCGGCACGCGGTTGGCAAAACTCGACCGGGGCGACTTTGATGCCATCATCCTGGCGGTCGCCGGTCTGAAACGGCTGGGACTGGAGGATCGCATCCGTCAGGCCATTGATCCGGCGGACTCGCTGCCGGCGGTAGGTCAAGGGGCGGTCGGCATCGAATGCCGGCTGGACGATGCCCGCACGCTGGCGCTGCTGGCGCCGCTGCATCACCGGGAAACCGCTGTGCGCGTCGGTGCCGAACGTGCCATGAACGCCCGCCTGCAGGGCGGGTGCCAGGTGCCTATCGGCAGTTATGCCGTGCTCGACGGCGATCAAGTCTGGCTGCGCGCCCTGGTGGGGTCGCCGGACGGCACCACCGTCATTCGCAGTGAAGGACGGGCGCCGCTGGCGCAGGCGGAGCAGCTCGGCCTGCGCCTGGCTGACGATCTGCTGGATCGCGGCGCTCGCGCCATCTTGGCCCAGGTTTATCAGGACGATCCACCGCAATGA
- a CDS encoding class I adenylate cyclase, translated as MYFYIETLKQRLDAINQLRVDRALAAMGPGFQHVYSLLPTLLHFHHPMLPGYLDGNVPHGICFYSPNETQRAWLDDIGRQAGAAVAEPDSGEQPITGVYSMGSTSTIGQNANSDFDIWVCHQSWLDNEERAQLQRKCHLLEQWATRQGVDVNFFLIDENRFRHNESGSLGDEDCGSTQHILLLDEFYRTAVRMGGKRILWNMVPGDEEAHYDEYVLSLYARGALTPNEWLDLGGLGTLSAEEYFGASLWQLYKSIDSPYKAVLKTLLLEAYSWEYPHTELLAMKIKQRLHDGEIVSFGLDPYCMMLERVTYYLTQINDMTRLDLVRRCFYLKVCEKLSQDPTGTPWRREILTQLVTSWGWDEARLKMLDDRANWKIGQVREAHNELLDAMMQSYRNLIRFARRNNLSVSASPQDIGVLTRKLYAAFEALPGKVTLLNPQISPDLSEPHLTFIHVPQGRANRTGWYLYNQSPSMDSIISHQPLEYNRYLNKLVAWAWFNGLLTRSTQVHIKGSDTCDSAKLNELIADVAGHFPLRVPAPTPKALYSPCEIRHLAIIVNLEHDPTAVFRNQVVHFDFRKLDVFSFGQQQQCLVGSIDLLYRNSWNEVRTLHFSGEQAVLEALKTILGKMHQDAAPPDTVEVFCYSQHLRGLIRTRVQQLVSECIELRLSSTRQDPARFKAVRVAGQTWGLFFERLSVSVQKLENAVEFYGAISNNKLHGLSIQMETEQIHLPPVVDGFASEGIIQFFFEDTTDDSGFNIYILDETNRVEAYHHCEGSKEELVRDVSRFYSSSHDRFTYGSSFINFNLPQFYQIMNLDGRIQVVPFRNSVLSHLCATPLENGAPPLAQNARSS; from the coding sequence TTGTACTTCTACATCGAGACCTTGAAACAGAGACTGGACGCGATTAACCAACTTCGGGTAGATCGCGCGTTGGCGGCCATGGGGCCGGGTTTTCAACACGTATACAGTCTGCTGCCAACCTTACTACATTTTCACCATCCGATGCTTCCGGGTTACCTGGACGGTAATGTGCCCCACGGCATCTGTTTTTATTCCCCCAATGAAACGCAGCGCGCCTGGCTTGACGATATCGGCCGCCAGGCCGGCGCGGCGGTGGCGGAGCCGGACAGCGGCGAGCAGCCCATCACCGGCGTTTACTCCATGGGCAGTACCTCTACCATCGGCCAGAACGCCAATTCCGATTTCGACATCTGGGTTTGTCACCAATCCTGGCTGGACAACGAAGAACGCGCTCAGTTGCAGCGCAAGTGCCACCTGCTGGAGCAGTGGGCGACACGTCAGGGCGTGGACGTCAACTTCTTCTTAATAGATGAAAACCGTTTTCGCCATAACGAAAGCGGCAGTTTAGGCGACGAGGACTGCGGCTCCACCCAGCATATCCTGCTGCTGGATGAATTTTATCGCACCGCCGTGCGCATGGGCGGTAAGCGTATCCTGTGGAACATGGTGCCGGGGGACGAAGAGGCCCATTACGACGAATATGTTCTGTCGCTGTACGCCCGCGGCGCGCTGACGCCCAACGAGTGGCTAGATTTGGGGGGCCTCGGCACCTTGTCCGCGGAAGAGTATTTTGGCGCCAGCCTCTGGCAGCTGTATAAAAGCATCGACTCCCCCTATAAGGCGGTGTTGAAAACGCTGCTGCTGGAAGCCTACTCCTGGGAATATCCCCATACCGAACTGCTGGCGATGAAGATTAAACAGCGGCTGCATGACGGCGAAATCGTGTCTTTCGGCCTCGATCCTTATTGCATGATGCTAGAACGGGTGACGTACTACCTGACTCAGATAAACGATATGACGCGGCTGGATTTGGTGCGCCGCTGCTTTTATCTGAAGGTGTGTGAAAAATTATCGCAGGATCCCACGGGTACCCCGTGGCGGCGTGAGATCCTGACGCAGCTGGTGACCAGCTGGGGTTGGGATGAGGCGCGGCTGAAAATGCTGGACGATCGCGCCAACTGGAAGATAGGCCAGGTGCGTGAAGCGCATAATGAGCTGCTGGACGCCATGATGCAGAGTTACCGCAATCTGATCCGGTTCGCCCGCCGCAACAACTTGAGCGTCAGCGCCAGCCCGCAGGATATCGGCGTGCTGACCCGCAAGCTGTATGCGGCCTTCGAGGCGCTGCCGGGCAAAGTGACGTTGCTCAATCCGCAGATCTCGCCGGATCTGTCGGAACCGCACCTGACGTTCATCCACGTGCCGCAGGGGCGCGCCAACCGTACCGGCTGGTATTTATACAATCAGTCACCGTCGATGGATTCCATCATCAGCCACCAGCCGCTGGAATATAACCGCTATCTTAATAAACTGGTGGCCTGGGCCTGGTTTAACGGGCTGTTGACCCGCTCGACCCAAGTGCATATCAAGGGTAGCGATACCTGCGATAGCGCTAAACTGAATGAGCTCATCGCCGATGTCGCCGGCCACTTCCCGTTGCGGGTGCCGGCGCCGACGCCCAAAGCGCTCTATAGCCCGTGTGAAATCCGTCATCTGGCGATTATCGTCAATCTGGAACACGACCCCACCGCGGTATTCCGCAACCAAGTGGTGCATTTCGATTTCCGTAAGTTGGACGTTTTCAGCTTCGGCCAGCAGCAGCAATGTCTGGTGGGCAGCATCGATCTGCTCTATCGCAACTCGTGGAATGAAGTGCGCACCCTGCATTTCAGCGGCGAGCAGGCGGTGCTGGAAGCGTTGAAAACCATTCTCGGCAAAATGCATCAGGACGCCGCGCCGCCGGATACGGTGGAGGTATTCTGTTACAGCCAGCATTTACGCGGGCTTATCCGCACTCGCGTGCAGCAGTTGGTTTCCGAATGTATCGAGCTGCGTCTTTCCAGCACCCGCCAGGATCCGGCGCGGTTCAAGGCGGTGCGCGTGGCGGGACAGACCTGGGGGCTGTTTTTCGAGCGCCTGAGCGTTTCGGTACAGAAGCTGGAAAACGCGGTGGAGTTCTACGGCGCCATTTCCAATAACAAATTGCACGGGCTGTCCATTCAGATGGAGACCGAGCAGATCCATCTGCCGCCGGTCGTGGACGGGTTCGCCAGCGAGGGTATCATCCAGTTCTTTTTTGAAGACACCACCGATGACAGCGGATTCAATATCTATATTCTCGATGAAACCAATCGGGTGGAAGCCTATCACCATTGCGAAGGCAGCAAAGAGGAGCTGGTGCGCGATGTCAGCCGCTTCTACTCCTCATCCCACGACCGGTTTACCTATGGCTCGAGCTTCATCAATTTCAATTTGCCGCAGTTCTATCAGATTATGAATCTGGACGGCCGTATCCAGGTCGTGCCGTTTCGCAACAGCGTGCTCTCCCATTTGTGCGCCACGCCGTTGGAAAATGGCGCGCCGCCGCTGGCGCAAAACGCCCGCAGCAGCTAA
- the hemX gene encoding uroporphyrinogen-III C-methyltransferase yields the protein MTEHTTPTIPQDDATRKADSPHASTPLSGDAEPRPAAPSRPAGGKIPPAGNGKPGKTAGGRRPLALILAALALVIAVLLAIGVYIAARQQAHQQEAARAQLQASLDELNQAQQTQRQQYQESLAAQRQALDAARAQQAAQGRELEDLQNKLTAITGTNANTWLLSQADFLVKMAGRKLWSDRDVVTAGALLKSADASLAQMNDPSLTEARRAITEDIGTLAGVSQIDFDGIILKLNQLTNQVDNLRLADNDSDESPMDSDSGELSGSIQEWRQNLSKSWHNFMNDFITVRRRDTGAEPLLAPNQDVYLRENIRARLLVAAQAVPRHQNEIYQQSLDSVSTWVRAYFDADDANTRAFLSQLDALGQEDITMNLPDSLQSQPLLDKLMQTRVRNLLAQPAAPAAQGE from the coding sequence ATGACGGAACACACTACTCCAACGATCCCGCAGGATGACGCGACCAGGAAGGCAGATAGCCCGCATGCTTCGACCCCGCTTTCCGGCGACGCCGAGCCACGGCCCGCTGCACCCTCGCGGCCCGCGGGGGGGAAGATTCCGCCCGCCGGTAACGGCAAACCGGGCAAAACGGCCGGCGGCCGGCGGCCGCTGGCGCTGATACTGGCGGCGTTGGCCCTGGTCATAGCCGTTTTACTGGCGATTGGCGTCTATATCGCCGCGCGCCAGCAGGCGCATCAACAGGAGGCCGCGCGCGCGCAACTGCAGGCGAGTCTCGATGAACTCAATCAGGCGCAGCAGACGCAACGCCAGCAATACCAGGAGTCACTGGCCGCCCAGCGGCAAGCGCTCGACGCTGCGCGGGCGCAGCAGGCGGCCCAGGGGCGCGAGCTGGAGGATTTGCAGAACAAACTGACGGCCATCACCGGGACTAACGCCAATACCTGGCTGCTGTCGCAGGCGGATTTCCTGGTGAAAATGGCCGGACGCAAATTGTGGAGCGACCGGGATGTCGTCACCGCCGGCGCACTGCTGAAAAGCGCTGACGCCAGCCTGGCGCAAATGAACGATCCCAGCCTGACCGAGGCGCGGCGGGCGATCACCGAAGATATTGGCACGCTGGCCGGCGTCAGCCAGATAGATTTCGATGGCATTATCTTAAAACTCAACCAGTTGACCAACCAGGTGGACAACCTACGGCTGGCGGATAACGACAGCGACGAATCCCCCATGGATAGCGACAGCGGCGAATTATCGGGGTCAATTCAAGAGTGGCGGCAGAACCTCAGCAAAAGCTGGCATAATTTCATGAACGATTTCATTACCGTGCGCCGCCGCGATACCGGCGCCGAGCCGCTGCTGGCGCCGAATCAGGATGTTTACCTGCGGGAAAATATTCGCGCCCGGCTGCTGGTCGCCGCCCAGGCGGTACCGCGCCACCAGAATGAAATCTATCAGCAGTCGCTGGATTCCGTATCCACCTGGGTGCGCGCCTATTTCGATGCCGACGATGCCAATACCCGCGCTTTCCTGAGCCAGCTTGACGCTTTGGGCCAGGAGGATATCACCATGAACCTGCCGGACAGTCTGCAAAGCCAGCCGCTGCTGGATAAACTGATGCAGACCCGGGTACGCAACCTGCTGGCCCAGCCGGCGGCCCCCGCCGCACAGGGAGAATAA
- a CDS encoding class I SAM-dependent methyltransferase — protein sequence MAIDFHAGSNQYSYARRVAHAGWGDFIQQRVDAAGKAIADIGCGGGIYSAAWAGLGARQVTGVDFSAQMLQDAQETVQGLTNVAFVQGDAAATGLADASQDIVFARALIHHFDSPQPFLHEAWRILAPGGLLLIQDRTPEDVFLPGSPEHMRGWFFDLFPPLAAIERARRPPRSVIEAAITTAGFELRPTTTLWETRREYADSAALAADLRGRTGRSILHELSDEALEQMIAYILARLPAGQPIVENDRWTFWWAQKPDVAGNGL from the coding sequence ATGGCAATCGATTTTCATGCTGGCTCTAATCAATATTCTTATGCCCGCCGCGTAGCCCATGCCGGTTGGGGAGATTTTATTCAACAGCGGGTGGATGCCGCCGGTAAAGCGATCGCCGATATCGGCTGCGGCGGCGGCATTTATAGCGCTGCCTGGGCCGGGTTAGGCGCCCGACAGGTCACCGGCGTCGATTTTTCCGCGCAGATGTTGCAAGATGCGCAGGAAACCGTGCAGGGATTAACCAATGTGGCGTTTGTGCAGGGCGACGCGGCCGCGACCGGTCTGGCGGACGCCAGTCAGGATATCGTTTTCGCCCGCGCCCTCATTCACCATTTCGACTCGCCGCAGCCGTTCTTGCATGAAGCATGGCGCATCCTCGCGCCGGGGGGACTTCTGCTGATTCAGGATCGGACGCCGGAAGATGTCTTCTTGCCGGGATCGCCCGAGCATATGCGCGGCTGGTTTTTCGATCTGTTCCCGCCGTTGGCCGCCATTGAAAGGGCGCGTCGCCCGCCGCGCTCGGTGATTGAAGCGGCGATAACGACGGCGGGATTTGAACTGCGTCCGACTACCACCCTGTGGGAGACGCGGCGCGAGTACGCCGATAGCGCCGCGTTGGCGGCGGATTTACGCGGCCGCACCGGGCGCTCAATCCTGCATGAATTAAGCGATGAAGCGCTGGAGCAGATGATTGCTTATATTCTCGCGCGCTTGCCGGCGGGACAGCCGATCGTAGAAAACGATCGCTGGACGTTTTGGTGGGCGCAAAAACCGGACGTTGCTGGCAATGGTTTATAG
- a CDS encoding class II fructose-bisphosphate aldolase, giving the protein MFAAMKSLLADASRRRYALLAINCFNLETARATIRAAEQQRAPVILNLYQGHCGHLPPRVAVPLVRALADEAAVPVTLSLDHGSDAAIIGQAFRAGFSGLMIDASSQPLAENIRQTRQVVQLAATDGVCVEGELGHIADAPVYQIADARQMMTAVEDVEPFLRQTGIDLLAVSVGTAHGLYPPGVTPEVDFERLEAIHRVSRVPLALHGGSGTRPEDIRRVSQHGVAKMNVGVAVAQAGKTALHDGLRQHPDAELADLLRLMESACQEVVAEYLGWSGSAHKA; this is encoded by the coding sequence ATGTTTGCCGCCATGAAGAGTTTGCTGGCTGACGCCAGCCGGCGTCGGTACGCGCTGTTAGCCATTAACTGTTTCAATCTGGAAACCGCGCGCGCCACCATCCGCGCCGCCGAACAGCAGCGGGCGCCGGTGATCCTCAATCTCTACCAGGGCCATTGCGGCCATCTGCCGCCGCGGGTGGCGGTGCCGCTGGTACGCGCGCTGGCCGATGAGGCCGCCGTACCGGTGACGCTGAGCCTGGATCACGGCAGTGACGCCGCGATCATCGGTCAGGCATTTCGCGCCGGCTTCAGCGGGCTGATGATCGATGCCTCCAGCCAGCCGCTGGCGGAGAACATTCGCCAGACGCGCCAGGTGGTGCAACTGGCGGCGACCGATGGCGTCTGCGTGGAGGGCGAGCTGGGCCATATCGCCGATGCACCGGTGTATCAGATCGCCGATGCGCGGCAGATGATGACCGCGGTGGAGGATGTCGAGCCTTTCCTCCGCCAGACGGGCATCGATCTGCTGGCGGTATCGGTAGGTACCGCGCACGGCCTCTATCCGCCGGGCGTCACGCCGGAGGTGGATTTCGAGCGGCTGGAGGCCATCCATCGGGTATCGCGCGTGCCGCTCGCGCTGCACGGCGGCAGCGGCACCCGGCCGGAGGACATACGCCGGGTCAGTCAGCACGGCGTGGCAAAGATGAATGTCGGCGTCGCGGTGGCCCAGGCCGGGAAAACCGCGCTACACGACGGGCTGCGTCAGCATCCCGATGCCGAACTGGCGGATCTGTTGCGGTTGATGGAATCCGCTTGCCAGGAAGTTGTGGCCGAGTACCTCGGCTGGTCCGGGTCGGCCCATAAAGCCTGA
- the hemD gene encoding uroporphyrinogen-III synthase, producing MSILVTRPSPAGEQLVNRLRARGKSAWHLPLIDFTPGNDLPHLPQRLADLSDGDLLFIVSQHAINYAHPWLMQQGVSWPAGLHYFAVGRSTGLRLNGLSGLPVSYPDEGETSEDLLRLPALARINGKRALILRGNGGRDVLEQTLRQRGVQATYCECYRRSPIHYDGEEQGRRMRTLGIDTLVITSGEMLQQFYTLMPEYYRRTWLMPCRLIVVSERLAMLARQLGWTDIVVANAADNDALMRVLL from the coding sequence ATGAGCATCCTCGTCACCCGCCCATCGCCCGCGGGCGAGCAACTGGTGAACAGGCTTCGCGCCCGCGGCAAATCCGCTTGGCATCTGCCGCTTATCGACTTTACTCCCGGCAATGATCTGCCGCATCTTCCGCAACGTCTCGCCGATCTGTCTGACGGCGATTTACTGTTTATCGTCTCACAGCATGCCATCAACTACGCTCACCCCTGGCTGATGCAGCAGGGCGTCAGTTGGCCGGCCGGGTTGCACTATTTCGCCGTGGGGCGCAGCACCGGCCTGCGGCTGAATGGCCTGAGCGGATTGCCGGTCAGCTACCCCGACGAGGGAGAAACCAGCGAGGATTTGCTGCGTCTGCCGGCGCTGGCGCGCATCAACGGCAAGCGCGCGCTTATCCTGCGCGGCAACGGCGGACGGGACGTGCTGGAGCAAACGTTGCGCCAGCGCGGCGTGCAGGCCACCTATTGCGAATGCTACCGCCGCAGCCCGATACATTATGACGGCGAAGAGCAGGGCCGACGCATGCGAACGCTGGGCATCGACACGCTGGTAATTACCAGCGGCGAAATGTTACAACAATTCTATACTTTAATGCCTGAATACTATCGCCGCACCTGGCTGATGCCATGCCGGCTGATAGTGGTCAGCGAACGTTTAGCCATGCTTGCCCGCCAATTGGGCTGGACGGACATCGTCGTAGCGAACGCGGCAGACAACGATGCATTGATGCGCGTATTGCTCTAA